The window GCTCAAAGCACAGAGTTGTCAGCTCCACGAGATCTTTCAGAACATCAGGCTCAATGGCACATGGAGGAGACACCTGAAAGCCACAGCCCAGAGGCACAGTCACATCAGTACCATTTTCAcacatggatttgctcacacagGTTTCAGCAGTATTTTCCTTTTCAATGCAGTCTTCCAAAATATCATTCTGTTCCTTGTCTACTGGGTCTCTGTCAGCTGGAGCCACTTGCAGGTTCTCCTCCAGGACTGCCCTCTGCTCTTCAGCACACACAGTCTTGTTTTTCTTAACAGACAAAGCAGAATGCTCCTGGCTGAATTTTTCCTCCAGATGGACAAGCCATTCTTGTAAGACCCTTCTCATACACTGAGGTTCTAACAAAACCAGGGGATCCTGGAGCTTGGCTCTGCAGCATAAAAAACAAGTTTGCTAAGTTTAACAATTATAAGAAGCCACAAGTGAAGTTTCAAATATGCTTTGTGTAACTATACTCCTACACTTGACTTGGACTCAGTTGTTAGTTTTTTTGTGATTTTGAGTGCATCAAACAGAATTTAGGCGACTTCACACAGTCTCAGCACATTTTGAGCTCCCTAGGATTTCCTTCAGAATGAATTTCTATttgtgattttgatttttttaaactatGCCTGTATTTAAGACAAAGGAATAATGCTAAAAGAACTTTTAGTGAGTTTTGCTTGGTTTTAAGAAGAGGAATCAAATTAATCACCTTGAGATCCCTTCATGTTATGTTAACAGACATTTAGAGCATCACTCTTACATGCatgtaaaacaaataaaaaaagaaaaattttaaaaacccaatCATTTTCTTCTGCCAAAGGCCTACATATCTATACAGTAAAAAGTTCCTCTGCTTACATAGTTTCTGCTGTTGCAGCCTTGAGATTTCTCAGATggtcctcctcaggaagctggcAGTTCTGGGGCTCTGACCTAGAAAAGCACATTCATTTCAGTCTTACCTGAAATATTAACTTAAATTACTGAAGTGAGGATTTCCTGAAAAATTTCCTCAACACTAATTCCTTTATTAAATACAAAGCTATCACTTGTAAGAAGGAACAGCTCAACAGAAATTATGGTTAAACTGGGCATGAAGAGCAACAGATGATAGTATTTTAGTGGCTTTCTATTACTGCTTCTACTCCAGCTACAGTAGATTTCTGCAGGTAATGAACAAAAACCAGTACCATGCCACTGTATGAAAGTTAGTCCAAAGTGGTAAATAAGTACTGGAATATGAAATTACTCAGCTCTGTGCTCATTGCCTCATCAGCTCTAAAAAAGGAGTTGGGAGAACCACTGAAAGCCACCACAGGAATGAAGGCAGCTGGAAACACCTAATGCCAAGTTCCTCTTTCTGCTTGAAAGAATTTTTTCTATCCTCAGGACATCCAGTAAATGCTGGACAACTGCTAAGAAAATGTGATTTTGCACTCACTCTTTTTCTTCCTGGGGAGATGCTACTGGATTAAGAGTTAGTTCTGGCAGCTGCTCATCATCCTTTGCTTCATGCTTCCCTCTAGATTCAGGACTTATATGAAGTGTGCCAATCTTTTCCGTAGTTTTGCGTACAAAGCTGGAAACACTGGGAATCACAAGTTCAAACATTTAACATCAGGAGttcaaaagcaaacaaaccaagCACTCTTCATTCAAACCATCATTTCAAAGACTTTATCATCTGAAGAACTCTTGAGAAAATGACTAACAGGAACAAAGCTTACTAAGAACCTGCTCAAAATTTGTACTCCAGTCATGATTGTGTTTCATCACAGAATAGAAACCTGAAATGTTTAACACTCCTGCTGGAGAAGCAGGACCACATACCAACATCAGCCATAGATTTTTGACATGTATTTGTGATTTGTACGCAAATAAATGCAGGTTGGCTACGCTGCATTTTAAAGCTTTTAAACATAAAGCATCTTTTGGAAATTACGTCACTCTTGGTGGTAGGAAACCACTTGACAATGCTTCAAAATAATTCTTCAGATTACAAAGCTCACCAACAACATCCTTTTCACTCAGCAGTCCCTATTCCTTCAGGTATTTTATTGAAGAGAAAGCTCAATGAACATACCAGAACTCAATTATTTCTACCACTGCCATGAAGAGAACTATGCCAACAAGATTTGGACAGAAAAATAAGCTTCCTGCTTTCTGCtctagaactaaaaaaaaaaaaaaaaaaaaaaaaaaaaagaagaaaaaaatccgaACTCAGCATAATTAACTGTAAATATGATAGTATTTTATTTAATGATCAATTGCATGCAGTGAATACTTGAAAATGTAGCTTTCATTGTTACCAAAAACACTTATCAAGGCTGCTTATGGTTTATAAAGAACTCAAAGCATTGCATGTACTTCTGATGTTTATTCTGAGCCCCTCACACTGCTGATAGCAGCCACAATTCTTTGTTTCAGGACACAAATTACATACTGAAGTGATCAAGGGAAGGCTGTGCAATTTTTCAGACCATTGCCAGGCCAGAGACACTTTAGCTAAGTGATTAACATACAGCACTTTCATAGAAATTTTAAGTTACATATAAACACCATCACCTTTGTATTTGTACACACACCCCCTTATCCTCCATTTTTCTTAAAAAGAGTTTTAAAATACCAATGTGATTTATAAAAAAAATGGATACAGATCTAATTGCAGCAGGTATGAGCTACCATTATTCCCTAAGTCTTTGGGAAACCAATTAGATTCACTGAAAAGTTCATATGGGGACAGGACAGAACACTTTGCAAGTGTGTTTTAGCAATATCTATctgctttaaatattttaatgtttgTCCCTATGCAAGATAAGAAGCCTTCCCCCTAAGATACAGGAGAGCAAAATCCCAAAACAATATCCAGTAAGTTTTCCTTTGAAGACAAACCACAACTAGACTTCACAGGGTAACAGTAAACAATCCTAGACATGTAACAATTATTAACTGTTTAAAACTGAGGCTGAAGTCTTGGCTCCACTGAAGTTACCAGCAGCTCTTTGTACCTTCAATAGAGCCAAGATGAAGATTTAAACTGCCTGGCAAACCTGACTGCATCTCTGGTGTTCCAGTTCAGGTGGAATGTTTGTAGAATAGAGTATGAACTAAATCACACAATACTACAAATCCAGGGGGCAGAAGAGGGCAAGATGTAATGGATGAGTGACCCTGCTGCACGTTTTACCTTTCTTTGACAGCTTGGAGAGAGACGAGAGGAGATGGGGAACGGAATGACAAAGGAATACTGAATGGGAGAAATGTCTCATTCCGGTCAGCCTCAACCACCACAGATGCATGAGATACGTTCTCTGACAAATGCAATTGAAATAAAGAGTCATGAAACAGtgatctggcaaaaaaaaatggaACAGTGAAACGACCTACAAGTCACCAATTCATTAATGGATAACCTGCCCACTGTACTTTCCTTTTTAATATTCAAGAACATATGGAGCCAGGTTTCAAGGGCCATTTCACTACTGACTTTGAACCTAGTTAAGTCTGCTTCTTTAATAGTGTTTTGGCTTTACAGCAAGAAAAACAATCATCAACAACAGTATGAAAGCTATCTCCTAAAACTGGACTTACAGATCATTTAGAGGACAAAACCTTAATTTAATCCACTGAGTTATTTATACATCTAGGAAAATTAAGTATTGTGGCATCTATCAATTCACAACTGATTGTAAAGTCAGTTGTGACCATGATTTCCAGAATCTAAATCACATGTGAGCAGAGAGACATATAAGCCATGGTTAGGATATAAATCACCCGCTTATTTGAAGGGACTTAAAAACCTAAGTGAGCCCACAGCTCTCTGGCTTTTGGCAACAATCAGAAGAAATACAGAATCACTATTTCCTTTCTCTCCCATATCCCTAACAGTATTTACAATGTGTTTTGCTCAGTAATTTCCTGTTACAAGCACACACTATCTTTAAGTGATGTCAATAAGAAAAAAGGATCATTTAGAGCCAGGATAACACTGCATTCTGCAACAGTCAGCAGTAACCGCAGTGTTGAGAGGAAAAGATGCTGCCCTGTTACAGAAAATCTACCATCAGAATCCCTCAAGAGCGCCTAAAGGTCACAACTCACTTTACAATTAGCTGTAAATAAGGCTGCCTTTGTTCATCATGCAGACTAGAAACCTAAAAACTCATTACATCTTATGTCACTGTGAGCAGAGGAACACTAAGTCCATTTCTTCCAAATACCAAATCAAGTACTCGTGCTTCAAGAAGCATCTAGAACTTCTCTACTTGGAAATAATCAGCAAATTTGTCGTCTCTTGTGGAACACACAGCACCTTTCTATCTTCTGACATTCAAAAACTAAGTCACCTGAATTGTGACTATTAATATTGGGAATTATATACTTTAGAGTTTCCTCACTTGTTTTTGCAGTGATGTAGGTAAAGAAGCACATGTACACCTAAGTGTATCTTACTCAGCAGGACAACACTACTGACAAGGGACTAAATACCAATTTCTGCACTCTCCCTCCCCAGTGCGGCTTCCTCCAAAGCATCCAAATTCTCTCCATCCTTAGGTGGCACCTACTCCTtgcaaaagttaaaaaaatagcCTTTTTATAGGAAAGCCTCTCTATCATACTTAGTTCCAAGGCAGCTCCTCATCATTCCAAGTTTCTGCATCCCCTCGCAATCCCAAACAGAGCAGAGAACAAGACCCATTACAGTCTCACTCCAGCTTAAGCCTGGTGACAGGCATttgtcagaaaataaaaaagctcCTTGCATGGGCTAAATGTTAGTTATTAACTATTCTAGCACCCCTCCAGTAATGTTTACATGTGTAAGAGATGATCCCCTGTACAAAGCAGACCCTGTGAAAAGTTAAGGACACTTATCAGAATCCTTCTACTTTCCCAGAAGAAATGTAAGCCAGAATCCAgactaagaaattattttttgaaCAAATATTACAAAAGTATACTGGCAGCAAATAAATCTTATTTGAAGCTAAATTGCTACTGGCATAGACAACTGAAAGAATCTTATCACTAATGTTCAATTACACATGGAGAGGGAGAAGTTGGAGTGAAGCCCATGCTTGGTGAAGCCCTCTGGACCTTTTGTTTCactgggttttgtttgcttttaagcCTGGATTCTGTGGAGGCAGTTTTTCAAGCCAATATTTCAGGAAGGATTTTGGCTGGAAGGTGAGGTGACTCTTTCAATTTATCAAATTACATGTATTAATAATGAATAACTTGAAAGTGGAAAGTAAGAGCACAGAGCCAACACAAATTCTTGTAGAATGAACAAACACATTCAACAAACATTTTCATTAAGAAACATTACCAAGTTCTAGTTGTTCCTCTTCATGGTGTGCAGGAAATTCTTTAAGTCGCTCATCTTCTGAGAATGTTTGACTATGGAGGGAACAGGAGTCTTCATCTGACTGACTGCCCCTCCGACTGATAACACGGTAGATGCCAGAGTCTAAGACACTGAAGCTCTCCTGACAGACCAAGGAGGGGAGTTACACATCATGTGAGTTGCACTTCCTTGTTCAACTTTCTGCCATGAACTCAACTAACTGTACCCACACAAACAACCTCAGAGCATTTCATAATGCCCTGCCTGGAAAACTTCTGTTTAACAGAGTACTTCTACCATATCCAGAATGGAAAAGGGCACAGATGCCAGCAAGCGTGCAGGTCAGTGCCTTTAAAGAGATGTGTGTGCTGCAATTGCTTTTAGGAAAGCAGCCTATGGAACAACTGGTGTACCCAGTGCAAGGCAAAACCCACCTCAGCTTTAGTCCTGCAGTCAAGAGTGTCACTGCCCCCCTTGGTAGCTGCATACCCAATTATCTGTCCTCTTGCTGGTCAGCCATACCCAGCTAGCACGATCACAGACCCCACAAAACAATTCAGTTTCAGGACCAACACACTCTTTTTTGCTCATGGTCAGTCTACACGGTTTACTTTCACAGTGGCTAATGAAGAAAAACTTGTAAATACCAACAAGATGGTATTTACATTACTtggctttttaaattttccttttaaatactGTTAAAGTGAAAGCAGGAGCTGATATTGtatgaaatacaaaatatttcCCCTTTCTTGAAAAGCAGCAATATATTTATTAGAAatatgctttgattttttttagaGCTTTCTCCTCAAGCTTCTTAGAGTGCAACAATTTTTTACATAGGGCTAAGATAGCTCTGGGCACTCATTCATTTTCACCATATAAAACTACAGTTATAACCAAGACTATCCTTACTGAAGCCCATTAAAACATTAAACAGAGCTGTGGAAAAAGCCATCTTCCTACTAATCTCTGTCCACATCTCAGCCATTAGCCCTAAAATGATGTGGGAAAGAGGCAGAGGTCTGAGCTTACAGAATGCAAGTAGTGGTGTTTCATACCTCTTCACCACACCTAGTTTTAGAATGCAGCATTATGGGCTGTTGTAGACAGGGTAGAAATGAAAGCCTCATCTTCCAAGGGAGCAATGGGGTGACTTCAAGCCATACAGATAAAACCTGCAGATCACATTTTTTGCACTACCAATACACATACATGAGATGAAATACTGCTCCTTCTACTGCTGCATGCAGAATCCAGAGGTTCCAACTTTGCAATCAGTTCTTCCAGTTGTGCAGTGAGATCTTGCTGGGTTGAAGCATCCAGCTGAGACTTCAAGTGCTCCAGCTTGTCTAGAGGCAAATTTTTTCTTGCCTAAAAGCACCCAGTGAAACAGAAGCATTATTATTTCTAATGgacatgtgaaaacaaaagataacATATGTGCAGGATGATTTTCATCCTTAAAGTATAATGTTTAAATAACTGGAAAAACTCCAACAAAGTGAATCTCAATGACCATGAAACTTTGTGGAGGGGGGGACAGGAAAGACAGTGAAGTTGTATTGCACATTTACAAAGAGGTATTTACTTACTCTGCAAGAAACAATTGAATTTTGGAAGAGACAAGAGACCCTGGCAGCGAGGGTCCAGAATCCTCTTCTCATCAGACGCTCTATGCAGCGATCgaccagcagcagggagaggtgcacaactttcccatttgtatgcAGACAGAACAACTCACTCTTGTGAACTGCAATATCCTGAATATCTGCAAAACCACACACAGAGCAATACCTGAAGGACTGAAGTCATTAATCAACACTCTTTACTGTCTCTGAAAGAAGGTGAAAGCATATTCCCACCTGACTGCAAATGAGTGCAAAACATGAGATGCATGGGGAAAACAAACACTGAGGACTGCTGACCTAGCACCTAACCACTATAGAACACACTGTCAAAACTTTCAAGAGCTGCATTTCTAGAAAACATTCAAAAAATACACTAAATTACCAGAAAGTTTGCTTTTGCTCTGAGATGAAAAATTAAAGCCTGATAAAGATGATAAACACATAACTGTTAGCTttaaaacagaaggaaaatattCCCTGGTAAAAAAACAACTTTGGCCTTCCATAAGTTTTCAAATACAATATTTATGCTGTGTGCAAACACTCCACAACAAAGGTACTGCAAACTTAACACCAaaatggggagaaggggaaagACTGACTGATAATAACTACTGGAGGACTCTGCTTATAACCAAACACACCACTGTCTATGAGGCTTCACTCATTTGCCAAATAAATATATTCCCTCTATGCAATTTAGGCaggttttaggaaaaaaaacaacaaccaggTTTTAAACTTTCAGCAGCCAGATTATCCCTCACAGTAGACTGACAATGAGCCTGAGTAAAGATACTGCAGGTTAATCACCTGTATTTTAACTACTGTATTTTATGAGTCACTCTACACCATGTTTCGTTTCTCCAGAAGCATGTTTTCAGATCTATGGAAGGAGGGGGTGGCTGGAGGAGGCACAGAGGTGGTTAATATTCAAGGATATACCAGACAGATGACAAGTTTTTTACAAAtattctgccatccagatgcagaAATTGAGATTGAATAGCTTCCATGTTAGGCAAGGACTTCTGGAATGACCAATGTAACAGACAGTGTTACAAAGCAACATTTAAGTAACTTTTAGTTTACCTTTAACTTCACTCCAGAGTAAGACTTGAAGGCTTTGGGGAAGAAAAATAtaaatgcctctttctgtccAGGTCACCACACAGTGCTCACTGCAATTCAAGTATATATTAATGAAGTGACAGTCAATTGTGCTAAAATAGGTAAAATTTTAAAGAATTGTAAAATATGCAGGCATTGCATTGGCGTAAGCACAGCAAGGAGGATGTGGGACAGGTTTAGCAGGATACTTGGGAAATTCTTATGCAAACCCCTGAAGTTGGTCATATAAATTAGGAGAATATATAATGTTTTAAGCCTACTTTATCAACAGGAAGCTATGCTGTCAATACTCACGTCAAATATAGCAGCTTGGAGAAAGATAAAGATTGTGGAGAGCAGCTGGAACCAGTATAATGAGGATCTTGCCTGCAAAATAAAATTATCATCAACTAAAAGCATAACTACAATACCATTGCTTTCTAAAATTCTTAATCCTGTGAATACATGGCTGGCTTAAATAAATATAGTCTCATAACAGCAGTATTCATTGTGCTCACAGATATAGCTGCAGAACCAAGGTTTTGGCATTTTTGATGATTACTGGCTACACCTCTTAGAGGAGCCTGTATTAAGATGACAACTAGGATTAATGTTTGACTGAAGCAGGAGTTGATTTAGTCTTTTCAGTCTTAAGGACATCCCAAACAACCTTAACACTGATAAAACTCATGTTTCTACCTGAGAGTAACAACAGGAAGAGGTGGAGACGAGAGCAGCTGCTTGAACTGATGTGTGCTTTGCACTTCCCCATCAAAGTTCACCTCCCACATCCTCGAGCCAGGTCGAGCACAGTATATTAATGGCTGCTGATTCCCACTGTTTTTTCCAACAGGGAAGAAACATGCTCCAAATTCTCCATCTCTCTCTTTATTACCAATCTTCCAGAACTTCTCtctagaggggaaaaaatatacTTGTTAAGTAAGGCAGCATTAATAAAAGCTCTAATTAATTTTATGTTTTTCTTAATCCCAGCTGCTGAATTGGTTTTGGTGCTTAAAAAAATCTGTAATGAATATTACAAAGCCTACCCAAAGTTTATAGAAGACAGAGGTGCATTCATTAGCTGAAATGAATACTTAGATCAAAGGAGTTTTTTTCAGCAGAACCAGTTGTTCAACCTAGTGATGGGAAGGTGGGAACATTCCCAGAAATCATTTCCAACATGAAATGTTGGGGAGAACAGCAGATGTTGTTTATCTTGATTTCAGTAAAACTTTTGACACTACCCCTCCCAACATCTTCAGAAACAGACTGAAGGAGCATGAGCTAAGTAAAGAGACATTGATGGCATTTCAGAAACTCTGTGTGACTCTGAAGTCCAGTATTTCAGAAATAAAACAGAACTTGCCTCTCAGTATCACATAAATAAGTGCGGGTAAGTGAGGATATGAGCAGCCTTCCATCCAAATAATCGAGCTGAACCACCCGAGAATCTACAGTGGTTATAATCTGGACAGGAAACATCACAAAAGTAGCTGCAGCCtacagttaaaaaaagaaaaaaaatgagaaaacatgCTGGTGGTCTTCAGTTCAAAGTTAATTGTTTCATTATGTTAAAACAGCACAACTCAGAAAAGACTCATGTGTGCTATGAATACACAGCATGAGACAGAGCAGTGCCTTTCTCCTCTGGCTTTGCAAAGCAAAGCTACAATGCTCAGAAGCACAGAAATCTAAATCCTCCTTTTCTCAGAACCAATATtgaagattaaagaaaaaaagagtcaTATCCCTGTAGCATCCTGATATTTCTTTAGAAAGGGTTTTTTCCTGTAACATTAAGAGAGGGTTTTATTCCTGCTATTGTaagctttgtgatttttttccagtTCTCCCCACAGGTACATTGAGCTACCAGTTttatggaaacagaccagagggATTAATTGATACAAAAAACAACTTCTACTGGAATTAGATTGTTCACAAACTCAC is drawn from Melospiza melodia melodia isolate bMelMel2 chromosome 6, bMelMel2.pri, whole genome shotgun sequence and contains these coding sequences:
- the HPS5 gene encoding BLOC-2 complex member HPS5 isoform X2; this translates as MNAPLSSINFGEKFWKIGNKERDGEFGACFFPVGKNSGNQQPLIYCARPGSRMWEVNFDGEVQSTHQFKQLLSSPPLPVVTLRQDPHYTGSSCSPQSLSFSKLLYLTEHCVVTWTERGIYIFLPQSLQVLLWSEVKDIQDIAVHKSELFCLHTNGKVVHLSLLLVDRCIERLMRRGFWTLAARVSCLFQNSIVSCRARKNLPLDKLEHLKSQLDASTQQDLTAQLEELIAKLEPLDSACSSRRSSISSHESFSVLDSGIYRVISRRGSQSDEDSCSLHSQTFSEDERLKEFPAHHEEEQLELENVSHASVVVEADRNETFLPFSIPLSFRSPSPLVSLQAVKESVSSFVRKTTEKIGTLHISPESRGKHEAKDDEQLPELTLNPVASPQEEKESEPQNCQLPEEDHLRNLKAATAETIAKLQDPLVLLEPQCMRRVLQEWLVHLEEKFSQEHSALSVKKNKTVCAEEQRAVLEENLQVAPADRDPVDKEQNDILEDCIEKENTAETCVSKSMCENGTDVTVPLGCGFQVSPPCAIEPDVLKDLVELTTLCFELCVFSAGSAEAEESSEGSLPPAASGTLACRFMQSYFFLLDLKRVKQCIITMCATSPDVWETYIAGLKEITCHSPVALAMESEDMLKILKLLHDLGPWDNSPLLLAHAQRLYEKFGETALRPLIKFHPSLLPSDIKQLCRNDPAHFLAYLDSLVKSKPEDKRPFLLRSLLQPESVRLDWLCLAVSHDAPQRANTVDEEGNPRPRSHLFTWGYSQLILLLIKLPADFVMKEKMADICKSHGFWPGYLFLCLELDRRTEAFTNIVHLDDLSLLNGEDGSIPETIEEWKFVLHLAQNHSTASHQHSPQNGIAVSNGGPSCPDCITVENVALLLAKAIGPNRALPLLQECGLTLELSERFTGVCEILRIAEKRQRALIQSMLERCDRFLWSQQA
- the HPS5 gene encoding BLOC-2 complex member HPS5 isoform X1; translated protein: MASVPVIPDSYNHVLAELECLDPLLSALRLDSSRLKCTCIDVSKRWLALGSSGGGLNLIQKDGWKQRLFLTHKEGAISQVACCLHDEDYVAVATSQGLVVVWELNQERRGKPERIYVSSEHKGRKVTALCWDTAALRVFVGDHVGKVSAIKINTSKQGKAAATFVMFPVQIITTVDSRVVQLDYLDGRLLISSLTRTYLCDTEREKFWKIGNKERDGEFGACFFPVGKNSGNQQPLIYCARPGSRMWEVNFDGEVQSTHQFKQLLSSPPLPVVTLRQDPHYTGSSCSPQSLSFSKLLYLTEHCVVTWTERGIYIFLPQSLQVLLWSEVKDIQDIAVHKSELFCLHTNGKVVHLSLLLVDRCIERLMRRGFWTLAARVSCLFQNSIVSCRARKNLPLDKLEHLKSQLDASTQQDLTAQLEELIAKLEPLDSACSSRRSSISSHESFSVLDSGIYRVISRRGSQSDEDSCSLHSQTFSEDERLKEFPAHHEEEQLELENVSHASVVVEADRNETFLPFSIPLSFRSPSPLVSLQAVKESVSSFVRKTTEKIGTLHISPESRGKHEAKDDEQLPELTLNPVASPQEEKESEPQNCQLPEEDHLRNLKAATAETIAKLQDPLVLLEPQCMRRVLQEWLVHLEEKFSQEHSALSVKKNKTVCAEEQRAVLEENLQVAPADRDPVDKEQNDILEDCIEKENTAETCVSKSMCENGTDVTVPLGCGFQVSPPCAIEPDVLKDLVELTTLCFELCVFSAGSAEAEESSEGSLPPAASGTLACRFMQSYFFLLDLKRVKQCIITMCATSPDVWETYIAGLKEITCHSPVALAMESEDMLKILKLLHDLGPWDNSPLLLAHAQRLYEKFGETALRPLIKFHPSLLPSDIKQLCRNDPAHFLAYLDSLVKSKPEDKRPFLLRSLLQPESVRLDWLCLAVSHDAPQRANTVDEEGNPRPRSHLFTWGYSQLILLLIKLPADFVMKEKMADICKSHGFWPGYLFLCLELDRRTEAFTNIVHLDDLSLLNGEDGSIPETIEEWKFVLHLAQNHSTASHQHSPQNGIAVSNGGPSCPDCITVENVALLLAKAIGPNRALPLLQECGLTLELSERFTGVCEILRIAEKRQRALIQSMLERCDRFLWSQQA